Proteins encoded in a region of the Mycobacterium branderi genome:
- the dnaE gene encoding DNA polymerase III subunit alpha, with the protein MTDPSALRASVPRKREVPPHRASFVHLHNHTEYSMLDGAAKITPMLAEAERLEMPAIGMTDHGNMFGASEFYNAATKAGIKPIIGVEAYIAPGSRFDTRRILWGDPGQKSDDVSGSGSYTHLTMVAENATGLRNLFKLSSLASFEGQLGKWSRMDAELVAEHAAGIIATTGCPSGEVQTRLRLGQRREALEAAAKWREIFGPENYFLELMDHGLDIERRVRDGLLEIGRTLNIPPLATNDCHYVTRDAAHNHEALLCVQTGKTLSDPNRFKFDGDGYYLKSAAEMREIWDGEVPGACDATLLIAERVGSYADVWAPRNRMPVFPVPEGHDQASWLRHEVDAGLRRRFPDGLPDGYAQRAAYEIEVICDKGFPSYFLIVADLINYARSVDIRVGPGRGSAAGSLVAYALGITDIDPIPHGLLFERFLNPERTSMPDIDIDFDDRRRGEMVRYAAEKWGQDRVAQVITFGTIKTKAALKDSARIHYGQPGFAIADRITKALPPAIMAKDIPLAGITDPNHERYKEAAEVRGLIDTDPDVRTIYQTARGLEGLIRNAGVHACAVIMSSEPLTEAIPLWKRPQDGAIITGWDYPACEAIGLLKMDFLGLRNLTIIGDAIENIKANRGIDLDLESVPLDDKATYELLGRGDTLGVFQLDGGPMRDLLRRMQPTGFEDVVAVIALYRPGPMGQNAHNEYADRKNGRQPIKPIHPELAEPLEEILAETYGLIVYQEQIMRIAQKVAGYSLAQADILRKAMGKKKADVLAAEYESFSAGMQSNGFSAAAIKALWNTILPFADYAFNKSHAAGYGMVSYWTAYLKANYPAEYMAGLLTSVGDDKDKAAVYLADCRKLGITVLPPDVNESGLNFASVGADIRYGLGAVRNVGANVVASLINTRTEKGKFTDFSDYLNKIDIAACNRRVTESLIKAGAFDSLGHPRKGLFLVHTDAVDSVLGTKKAEAMGQFDLFGGEDAGANAVFTIKVPDEEWDDKHKLALEREMLGLYVSGHPLNGVAHLLATQVDTPIPAILDGDIPNDAPVKVGGILASVNRRVNKNGMPWASAQLEDLTGGIEVMFFPQTYSAYGADIVDDAVVLVGARVKISDDRICLIANELVVPDFSGAQVDRPLAVSLPTRQCTIDKVTALKQVLARHPGTSQVHLRLISGDRITTLELDSSLRVTPSPALMGDLKALLGPGCLGG; encoded by the coding sequence ATGACCGATCCGTCCGCTCTTCGCGCAAGCGTCCCCCGCAAGCGGGAGGTGCCCCCACACCGCGCGTCCTTCGTGCACCTGCATAACCACACCGAGTATTCGATGTTGGACGGTGCCGCGAAGATCACGCCGATGCTCGCCGAGGCCGAGCGGCTGGAAATGCCCGCGATCGGGATGACCGACCACGGAAACATGTTCGGGGCCAGCGAGTTCTACAACGCGGCCACCAAGGCGGGGATCAAGCCGATCATCGGCGTCGAGGCGTATATCGCGCCCGGCTCGCGGTTCGATACCCGGCGCATCCTCTGGGGCGACCCGGGCCAGAAGAGCGACGACGTCTCCGGCTCGGGCTCCTACACCCACCTGACCATGGTCGCCGAGAACGCCACCGGCCTGCGCAATTTGTTCAAGCTGTCGTCGCTGGCGTCCTTCGAAGGCCAGCTGGGCAAGTGGTCGCGGATGGATGCCGAACTGGTCGCCGAGCACGCTGCCGGCATCATCGCCACCACCGGCTGCCCGTCCGGTGAGGTGCAGACCCGGCTGCGGCTCGGGCAACGCCGCGAAGCGCTGGAAGCGGCCGCCAAGTGGCGCGAGATCTTCGGCCCGGAGAACTACTTCCTCGAGCTGATGGACCATGGTCTCGATATCGAACGCCGGGTCCGCGACGGGCTGCTCGAGATCGGCCGCACGCTGAACATCCCGCCGCTGGCCACCAACGACTGCCACTACGTCACCCGCGACGCCGCCCACAACCACGAGGCGCTGCTGTGCGTGCAGACCGGCAAGACGCTGTCGGACCCCAACCGGTTCAAGTTCGACGGCGACGGCTACTACCTCAAGTCCGCGGCCGAGATGCGCGAGATCTGGGACGGCGAGGTGCCCGGCGCGTGTGACGCGACGCTGCTGATCGCCGAGCGGGTGGGCTCTTACGCCGACGTGTGGGCGCCGCGCAACCGGATGCCGGTCTTCCCGGTGCCCGAAGGCCACGACCAGGCGTCCTGGCTGCGTCACGAGGTGGACGCCGGGCTGCGGCGACGCTTCCCCGACGGGCTGCCCGACGGCTACGCGCAGCGCGCCGCCTACGAGATCGAAGTCATCTGCGACAAGGGATTTCCGTCGTACTTCCTGATCGTCGCCGACCTGATCAACTACGCCCGCTCGGTCGACATCCGGGTCGGGCCGGGCCGCGGCTCGGCGGCCGGCTCGCTGGTGGCCTACGCGCTCGGCATCACCGACATCGACCCCATCCCGCACGGGCTGCTGTTCGAGCGCTTCCTCAACCCGGAACGCACCTCGATGCCCGACATCGACATCGACTTCGACGACCGCCGCCGCGGTGAGATGGTCCGCTACGCCGCCGAGAAATGGGGGCAGGACCGGGTCGCCCAGGTCATCACCTTCGGCACCATCAAAACCAAAGCGGCGCTGAAGGATTCGGCACGCATCCACTACGGGCAGCCGGGCTTTGCGATCGCCGACCGGATCACCAAGGCGCTGCCGCCGGCGATCATGGCCAAAGACATTCCGCTGGCCGGCATCACCGACCCCAACCACGAGCGCTACAAGGAAGCCGCCGAGGTCCGCGGCCTGATCGACACCGACCCCGATGTGCGCACCATCTACCAGACTGCCCGCGGCCTGGAGGGCCTGATCCGCAACGCGGGCGTGCACGCCTGCGCGGTGATCATGAGCAGCGAGCCGTTGACGGAGGCCATTCCGCTGTGGAAGCGGCCGCAGGACGGCGCCATCATCACCGGCTGGGACTACCCGGCCTGTGAGGCCATCGGCCTGCTGAAGATGGACTTCCTGGGCCTGCGCAACCTGACGATCATCGGCGACGCGATCGAAAACATCAAGGCCAACAGGGGAATTGACCTCGACCTTGAATCGGTGCCGCTGGACGACAAAGCGACCTACGAGCTGCTGGGCCGCGGCGACACGCTCGGGGTGTTCCAGCTCGACGGCGGGCCGATGCGCGACCTGCTGCGCCGCATGCAGCCCACCGGATTCGAAGACGTCGTCGCGGTCATCGCGCTGTACCGGCCCGGGCCGATGGGACAGAACGCCCACAACGAGTACGCCGACCGCAAGAACGGCCGCCAACCGATCAAGCCGATCCACCCCGAGCTGGCCGAGCCGCTCGAGGAGATCCTCGCCGAGACCTACGGCCTGATCGTCTACCAAGAGCAGATCATGCGCATTGCCCAGAAGGTGGCCGGCTACTCGCTGGCCCAAGCCGACATTCTGCGCAAGGCGATGGGTAAGAAAAAGGCCGACGTGCTGGCCGCCGAGTACGAAAGCTTTTCGGCGGGAATGCAATCCAACGGTTTCTCGGCCGCTGCCATCAAGGCGCTGTGGAACACCATCCTGCCGTTCGCCGACTATGCGTTCAACAAGTCGCACGCCGCCGGCTACGGCATGGTGTCGTACTGGACCGCGTACCTGAAGGCGAACTATCCCGCCGAATACATGGCGGGGCTTTTGACGTCGGTGGGCGACGACAAGGACAAGGCCGCGGTGTACCTGGCCGACTGCCGCAAGCTCGGCATCACCGTGTTGCCGCCTGACGTCAACGAGTCCGGGCTCAACTTCGCCTCCGTCGGCGCCGACATCCGCTACGGGCTTGGCGCGGTGCGCAACGTCGGCGCCAACGTCGTTGCGTCGCTGATCAATACCCGTACCGAGAAGGGAAAGTTCACCGACTTCTCCGACTACCTGAACAAAATCGACATCGCGGCCTGCAACAGGAGGGTCACCGAGTCGCTGATCAAAGCCGGCGCGTTCGACTCGCTGGGCCATCCGCGCAAGGGGCTGTTCCTGGTGCACACCGACGCCGTGGACTCGGTGCTGGGCACCAAGAAGGCCGAGGCGATGGGCCAGTTCGACCTGTTCGGCGGCGAAGATGCCGGCGCCAACGCGGTTTTCACGATCAAGGTGCCCGACGAGGAGTGGGACGACAAGCACAAGCTCGCCCTGGAGCGCGAGATGCTGGGCCTGTACGTGTCCGGGCACCCGCTCAACGGCGTGGCCCATCTGCTGGCCACCCAGGTCGACACGCCCATCCCGGCGATCCTCGACGGCGACATTCCCAACGACGCTCCGGTCAAGGTGGGCGGGATCCTGGCCTCGGTCAACCGCCGGGTCAACAAGAACGGGATGCCGTGGGCGTCAGCGCAATTGGAAGACCTCACCGGTGGGATCGAGGTGATGTTCTTCCCGCAGACCTATTCCGCGTACGGCGCCGACATCGTCGACGACGCGGTGGTGCTAGTCGGCGCGCGGGTGAAGATCTCCGACGACAGGATCTGCCTGATAGCCAACGAGCTTGTGGTGCCGGACTTTTCCGGCGCCCAGGTGGACCGGCCGCTGGCGGTCAGCCTGCCCACCCGGCAATGCACTATCGACAAGGTCACCGCGCTCAAGCAGGTACTGGCCCGGCACCCCGGCACGTCGCAAGTACACCTGCGGCTGATCAGCGGCGACAGGATCACCACCCTGGAACTCGACTCGTCGCTGCGGGTGACGCCGTCGCCGGCGCTGATGGGCGATCTCAAGGCGCTATTGGGCCCCGGCTGCCTGGGCGGCTGA
- a CDS encoding metal-dependent hydrolase family protein: MAATLITGANVWDGMSDFAAPRQVLVVDDRIQRIGTAIEPPADARVVDLSGHTVTPGFIDCHTHVTVAPPLGPQLARHSSTAKALMSLPVLRALLSNGFTTIRDLGCGDVDYPTIDLRDAVAARLIEGPRMVVAPHMISARGGHGDFSGFLADEYQGATRPLELAAADGGDEIRSRVRQEIRAGADWIKFAATGGFASPSDDPGRPTYSQEEMDILVATATDLDIPVTPHSYGDEGIQRAVRAGVRSIEHGNLASAETLRMMEDAGVFMVPTQYAILSGARRPADDPFLADVPEYALRKFRKYRGPLLDAAERLADSNVRIAFGTDAGMFPHHENWREFPMMVSTGISPLRALQAATSVAAELLRLDDLGVIAEGKVADLVAMPGDPFADIEVTGQVDFVMKEGVVYKGKAA; this comes from the coding sequence ATGGCGGCGACGCTGATCACCGGTGCCAACGTATGGGACGGGATGTCGGACTTCGCCGCTCCGCGGCAAGTGCTCGTCGTCGACGACCGGATCCAGCGGATCGGCACCGCCATCGAGCCGCCAGCCGACGCGCGGGTCGTCGATCTGTCCGGACACACGGTGACGCCGGGGTTCATCGATTGCCACACCCATGTGACGGTGGCGCCGCCGCTGGGCCCGCAACTGGCCAGGCACTCGAGCACCGCCAAGGCGCTGATGTCCCTGCCGGTGTTGCGGGCCTTGCTCAGCAACGGGTTCACCACTATCCGCGACTTGGGTTGCGGCGACGTCGACTACCCGACGATCGACCTGCGCGACGCGGTGGCGGCCCGCCTGATCGAGGGACCGCGAATGGTGGTGGCGCCGCACATGATTTCCGCGCGTGGCGGGCACGGCGACTTCAGCGGATTCCTCGCCGACGAATATCAGGGAGCGACGCGGCCGCTCGAGCTGGCCGCGGCCGACGGCGGTGACGAGATCCGCTCGCGCGTCAGGCAGGAGATCCGGGCCGGCGCCGACTGGATCAAGTTCGCGGCGACCGGCGGGTTCGCCTCGCCGTCCGACGATCCCGGCCGCCCCACCTACAGCCAGGAGGAGATGGACATCCTGGTCGCCACGGCCACCGACCTCGACATCCCGGTCACCCCGCACAGCTACGGCGACGAAGGCATCCAGCGCGCCGTGCGCGCCGGCGTGCGCAGCATCGAGCACGGCAACCTCGCCTCTGCCGAGACATTGCGAATGATGGAGGACGCCGGGGTTTTCATGGTCCCGACGCAGTACGCCATCCTCTCCGGCGCCCGGCGCCCCGCCGACGACCCGTTTCTGGCCGACGTTCCCGAGTACGCGCTGCGCAAGTTCCGCAAGTACCGCGGGCCGTTGCTGGACGCCGCCGAGCGGCTGGCCGACAGCAACGTGCGCATCGCGTTCGGCACCGACGCAGGCATGTTTCCCCATCACGAGAATTGGCGCGAATTCCCGATGATGGTGTCCACCGGCATCAGCCCGTTGCGGGCCCTGCAAGCCGCCACCAGCGTGGCCGCCGAACTGCTGCGGCTCGACGACCTCGGCGTGATTGCCGAGGGCAAGGTCGCCGATCTGGTCGCGATGCCCGGTGATCCGTTCGCCGACATCGAGGTCACCGGACAGGTGGACTTCGTGATGAAAGAGGGCGTCGTCTACAAGGGCAAGGCGGCATGA
- a CDS encoding PPOX class F420-dependent oxidoreductase, translating to MHVFPDLSRSRYALLRTFRRDGTPVDTPIWFALDRNALLFRTKVGPKTRRLTAHPHVELTACDYRGRIRPGATTVTGHAAVLSGADAEAGNRVLHQRYGWQWNTVPMIKVPGVTNVHQDLCWREKLRRSRQRTVWPDSVIVRVELSHA from the coding sequence ATGCACGTGTTCCCCGACCTGAGCCGTTCTCGCTATGCCCTGCTCCGAACATTCCGGCGCGATGGCACGCCGGTTGACACGCCGATCTGGTTCGCCCTCGACCGAAACGCGCTGCTATTTCGAACCAAGGTGGGCCCGAAGACACGCCGCCTGACGGCGCACCCCCACGTCGAGCTCACCGCCTGCGACTACCGCGGCCGGATCCGTCCGGGCGCGACGACGGTCACCGGCCATGCCGCCGTCTTGTCCGGTGCCGACGCGGAAGCCGGCAACCGCGTACTGCATCAGCGGTATGGCTGGCAGTGGAACACCGTGCCGATGATCAAAGTCCCGGGCGTCACCAACGTGCACCAGGATCTGTGCTGGCGTGAGAAACTACGGCGCAGTCGCCAGCGCACCGTGTGGCCCGACAGTGTCATCGTCCGGGTGGAGTTGTCTCATGCCTGA
- the ilvA gene encoding threonine ammonia-lyase, which translates to MSAEPSQTPSTPVTGPLTAADIDAAADRIAGVVTPTPLQLCDRLSAITGARVYLKREDLQSVRSYKLRGAYNLLVQLSPEEVAAGVVCSSAGNHAQGFAFACRALGIHGRVYVPAKTPKQKRDRIRYHGGDFIELIVGGTTYDLAAQAALDDVARSGATLVPPFDDVRTIAGQGTIAVELLDQLGAEPDLVVVPVGGGGCIAGITTYLAERTTNTSVLGVEPAGAAAMMAALAAGEPVTLDYVDQFVDGAAVNRAGTLTYAALAAAGDMVSITAVDEGAVCTAMLDLYQHEGIIAEPAGALSVAGLLETDVEPDSTVVCLISGGNNDVSRYGEVLERSLVHLGLKHYFLVDFPQEPGALRRFLDDVLGPNDDITLFEYVKRNNRETGEALVGIELGSAADLDGLLERMRATEIHVEALEPGSPAYRYLL; encoded by the coding sequence GTGTCCGCCGAACCGAGCCAGACGCCGAGCACCCCGGTCACCGGGCCGCTGACCGCGGCCGACATCGACGCGGCGGCCGACCGAATTGCCGGGGTGGTCACGCCGACACCGCTGCAGCTCTGTGACCGGCTGTCGGCGATCACCGGCGCCCGGGTCTACCTCAAACGAGAAGACCTGCAGTCGGTTCGTTCCTACAAGCTGCGCGGCGCCTACAACCTGCTGGTGCAGCTGTCGCCGGAAGAGGTCGCCGCGGGCGTGGTGTGCTCGTCGGCTGGCAACCATGCGCAGGGCTTCGCGTTCGCCTGCCGCGCACTGGGAATCCACGGGCGGGTCTACGTGCCGGCCAAGACGCCCAAGCAGAAACGTGATCGCATCCGCTACCACGGCGGGGACTTCATCGAGCTGATCGTGGGCGGCACGACCTACGACCTGGCCGCCCAGGCGGCGCTCGACGATGTGGCCAGGTCCGGCGCCACCCTGGTCCCACCGTTCGACGACGTGCGGACCATTGCCGGGCAGGGCACCATCGCCGTCGAACTGCTCGACCAGCTCGGCGCCGAGCCGGATCTGGTGGTGGTGCCGGTCGGCGGCGGCGGCTGCATCGCAGGTATCACCACCTATCTGGCCGAGCGGACGACGAACACCTCGGTGCTGGGCGTCGAACCCGCGGGCGCGGCGGCGATGATGGCCGCGCTGGCCGCCGGCGAGCCGGTCACGCTGGACTACGTCGACCAGTTCGTCGACGGCGCCGCGGTGAACCGGGCCGGGACGCTGACGTACGCGGCGCTGGCCGCCGCCGGGGACATGGTGTCGATCACAGCGGTCGACGAGGGCGCGGTCTGCACCGCGATGCTCGACCTGTACCAGCACGAGGGCATCATCGCCGAGCCGGCCGGCGCGCTGTCGGTGGCCGGACTGCTGGAGACCGACGTTGAGCCGGATTCGACTGTGGTTTGCCTGATTTCGGGCGGCAACAACGACGTGTCCCGCTACGGGGAAGTGCTGGAGCGGTCGCTGGTTCATCTCGGCCTCAAGCACTATTTCCTCGTCGACTTCCCGCAGGAGCCGGGCGCATTGCGCCGATTCCTCGACGACGTGCTCGGACCCAACGACGACATCACGCTGTTCGAATACGTCAAACGCAACAACCGCGAGACGGGCGAAGCGCTGGTGGGCATCGAGCTGGGCTCGGCGGCCGATCTGGACGGCCTGCTGGAGCGAATGCGCGCCACCGAGATTCATGTCGAGGCTCTGGAGCCGGGCTCGCCCGCCTACCGCTATTTGCTGTAG
- the fadD11 gene encoding fatty acid--CoA ligase FadD11, translating to MTTARTLPEAFQRTAAIDPDAVALRTPGDTQTLTWRDYAAQVHRVAAGLAGLGVRRGDTVSLMMANRIEFYPLEVGAQHVGATSFSVYNTLPAEQLTYLFGNAGTKVVMCEAAYVDRIRASGAPIEHIVCIDGSPPGTLSVEDLYAAAHDDFDFESTWRAVQPDDVVTLIYTSGTTGNPKGVEMTHANLLFEAEALDAVLGVEFGDRITSFLPSAHIADRMMALYNQEVFGTQVTVVSDARAIAAALPDVRPTIWGAVPRVWEKLKAAIEFAVANEPDEERRLALQWALTLARKRADALIAGEPAPDDVAAEWATADELVLSKLRARLGLDQLRWAVSGAAPIPKETLGFFAGIGIPISEVWGMSELSCVASVVHPREGRLGTVGKLLPGLECKIADDGEFLVRGPLVMKGYRKEPAKTADAIDPDGWLHTGDILDVDEDGYLRVVDRKKELIINAAGKNMSPANIENAIMAACPMIGAMVTIGDGRPFNTALLVFDADSVAPYAAQHGLDPSAAALAADPEVIARIAAGVAEGNAKLSRVEQIKRFRILPTLWEPGGDEITLTMKLKRRPIAEKYAAEIEELYASEPGPDVHEPRAATTAQPA from the coding sequence ATGACCACCGCCCGAACCTTGCCCGAGGCATTCCAGCGCACCGCGGCGATCGATCCGGACGCCGTGGCGCTGCGCACGCCCGGCGACACGCAGACGCTGACGTGGCGCGACTACGCGGCGCAAGTGCACCGGGTCGCAGCCGGGCTGGCCGGGCTCGGGGTGCGTCGCGGCGACACCGTGTCGCTGATGATGGCCAACCGGATCGAGTTCTACCCACTCGAGGTGGGCGCACAACACGTCGGCGCCACGTCGTTCTCCGTGTACAACACGCTGCCCGCCGAGCAACTGACCTACCTGTTCGGCAATGCCGGCACCAAGGTGGTGATGTGCGAGGCCGCCTACGTCGACCGGATCCGCGCAAGCGGTGCGCCGATCGAGCACATCGTGTGCATCGACGGTTCACCGCCGGGCACGCTCTCGGTTGAGGATCTGTATGCCGCCGCCCACGACGACTTCGACTTCGAATCCACTTGGCGCGCAGTGCAACCCGATGACGTCGTCACGCTCATCTACACGTCGGGTACCACCGGTAACCCCAAGGGTGTGGAGATGACGCACGCCAACCTGCTGTTCGAGGCGGAAGCTCTCGACGCCGTCCTCGGCGTCGAATTCGGCGACCGGATAACCTCTTTCCTTCCCTCGGCGCACATCGCCGACCGGATGATGGCGTTGTACAACCAGGAAGTCTTCGGAACGCAGGTTACGGTGGTGTCAGACGCGCGTGCCATCGCGGCTGCGTTGCCCGACGTGCGGCCCACCATTTGGGGTGCGGTACCCCGGGTGTGGGAAAAGCTCAAGGCTGCAATCGAATTCGCGGTGGCGAACGAGCCGGACGAGGAGCGTCGTCTCGCGTTGCAGTGGGCGCTGACGCTCGCAAGGAAACGCGCCGACGCGTTGATCGCCGGCGAGCCGGCGCCCGACGACGTGGCGGCGGAATGGGCGACGGCGGACGAGCTGGTGCTGTCCAAGCTCCGCGCCAGGCTGGGGCTGGACCAGCTGCGGTGGGCGGTGTCCGGGGCGGCCCCGATTCCCAAGGAAACTCTCGGCTTCTTCGCCGGCATCGGTATCCCGATCTCCGAGGTGTGGGGCATGTCGGAGCTCAGTTGCGTTGCCAGCGTGGTCCATCCACGCGAGGGACGGCTCGGGACGGTCGGAAAATTGCTGCCCGGCCTGGAGTGCAAAATCGCCGACGACGGCGAGTTTTTGGTGCGCGGGCCGCTGGTGATGAAGGGCTACCGCAAGGAGCCGGCGAAGACGGCCGACGCGATCGACCCCGACGGCTGGCTGCACACCGGCGACATCCTCGACGTCGACGAAGACGGCTACCTGCGGGTGGTCGACCGCAAGAAGGAACTGATCATCAACGCGGCCGGCAAGAACATGTCCCCGGCCAACATCGAGAACGCGATCATGGCGGCCTGCCCGATGATCGGTGCCATGGTCACGATCGGTGACGGCCGGCCGTTCAACACCGCGTTGCTGGTCTTCGACGCCGACTCGGTGGCGCCGTATGCCGCCCAGCACGGTCTCGACCCGTCGGCGGCGGCGCTGGCGGCCGACCCGGAGGTGATCGCGCGGATCGCGGCGGGAGTGGCCGAGGGCAACGCCAAACTGTCGCGGGTCGAGCAGATCAAGCGGTTCCGGATCCTGCCGACGTTGTGGGAGCCGGGCGGCGACGAGATCACGCTGACGATGAAGCTCAAACGACGTCCGATCGCCGAGAAGTACGCCGCTGAGATCGAAGAGCTTTACGCCAGCGAGCCGGGACCCGACGTGCACGAACCCAGGGCCGCCACGACGGCGCAACCGGCTTAG
- a CDS encoding MerR family transcriptional regulator: MALTIGDVARESGVAPTALRYYEKIGLVPAPARIGGQRRYDDAVLARLEVIRLCKSAGFALDEIQVLFADDAPGRPVSRALAEAKLAEIDAQMASLARARAVIEWGMRCTCPSIDACTCGIHAALPL, encoded by the coding sequence ATGGCCCTGACGATCGGTGACGTTGCCCGCGAATCGGGCGTCGCCCCGACCGCGCTGCGCTACTACGAGAAGATCGGCCTGGTGCCGGCGCCGGCGAGGATCGGCGGTCAGCGCCGCTACGACGACGCCGTGCTGGCCCGGCTGGAAGTCATCCGGCTCTGCAAATCGGCCGGCTTCGCGCTGGACGAAATCCAGGTGTTGTTCGCCGACGACGCGCCTGGGCGCCCGGTCAGCCGGGCCCTCGCCGAGGCCAAACTCGCCGAGATCGACGCCCAGATGGCGTCGCTGGCGCGCGCCCGCGCGGTGATCGAGTGGGGAATGCGCTGCACCTGTCCGTCAATCGACGCCTGCACGTGTGGCATTCATGCCGCCTTGCCCTTGTAG
- a CDS encoding group I truncated hemoglobin, giving the protein MGMLSLFRKSKATSIYDKIGGHEALEMVVEDFYMRVLDDDELAGFFAGTNMHRLKGKQAAFLAAALGGPEPYTGASMKQVHQGRGITMHHFNLVAGHLTDSLAAAGVPSETIDEILAVVAPLAGDIASDAETARV; this is encoded by the coding sequence ATGGGAATGCTTTCACTGTTTCGCAAGAGCAAAGCGACCAGCATCTACGACAAGATCGGCGGCCACGAGGCGCTCGAAATGGTTGTCGAGGACTTCTACATGCGGGTGCTCGACGATGACGAACTGGCGGGCTTCTTCGCTGGAACGAACATGCACCGGCTCAAGGGCAAGCAGGCCGCGTTCCTGGCCGCGGCGCTGGGCGGCCCCGAGCCGTACACCGGCGCGTCGATGAAGCAGGTGCATCAGGGCCGCGGCATCACCATGCACCACTTCAACCTGGTGGCCGGGCATCTGACGGACTCCCTGGCAGCCGCCGGAGTGCCGTCCGAGACGATCGACGAGATACTCGCCGTGGTGGCGCCGCTCGCCGGCGACATCGCATCGGACGCCGAGACAGCGCGAGTCTGA
- a CDS encoding dodecin family protein translates to MSVYRVTDLIGTSTVSWEDAAAEAVRRAQETIDDIRVAEVVEQDLALDSSGGITYRTKLRISFKIRPRQKA, encoded by the coding sequence ATGAGCGTGTACCGGGTCACCGACTTGATCGGGACGAGCACCGTGTCTTGGGAGGACGCCGCGGCGGAAGCGGTGCGCCGGGCGCAGGAGACCATCGACGACATCCGGGTCGCCGAGGTCGTCGAGCAGGACCTGGCCCTGGACTCCAGTGGGGGGATCACCTACCGCACGAAGCTCCGGATCTCGTTCAAGATCAGGCCGCGCCAGAAGGCCTAG
- a CDS encoding class I SAM-dependent methyltransferase, whose amino-acid sequence MSRTFDELVAEAAAAPVDGWDFSWLDGRATEERPSWGYQRLMSQRLAEASAACDIDTGGGEVLAEAPTFPPTMAATESWPPNAALATKLLHPRGVVVVATTDEARLPFADAAFDLVTSRHAVPVRWGEIARVLRPGGTYFAQQIGPATMCELYEYFMGPQPQKWDEFHPDVQRAQAQAAGLDIVDIRMERLRAEFFDVGAVIYFLRKVIWTVPDFTVERYRERLHELHEQITRDGPFVAHATRVLVEARKPA is encoded by the coding sequence ATGTCGCGCACGTTCGACGAGCTCGTCGCAGAAGCCGCCGCCGCACCCGTCGACGGCTGGGACTTCTCCTGGCTGGACGGCAGGGCTACCGAGGAACGCCCGTCGTGGGGCTATCAGCGGCTGATGAGCCAACGCCTGGCGGAGGCGTCGGCCGCCTGCGACATCGATACCGGCGGCGGTGAGGTACTGGCCGAGGCCCCGACGTTTCCGCCCACGATGGCCGCGACGGAGTCCTGGCCGCCCAATGCGGCGTTGGCGACCAAGCTGTTGCATCCGCGCGGCGTGGTGGTCGTCGCGACCACCGACGAGGCGCGGTTGCCGTTCGCTGATGCGGCGTTCGACCTGGTGACCAGCCGCCATGCCGTGCCGGTGCGATGGGGTGAGATTGCCCGGGTGCTGCGGCCGGGCGGCACCTACTTCGCCCAACAGATCGGCCCCGCAACCATGTGCGAGCTCTACGAGTACTTCATGGGGCCGCAGCCGCAGAAATGGGACGAGTTTCACCCCGACGTCCAGCGCGCGCAGGCACAAGCCGCCGGGTTGGACATCGTGGATATCCGGATGGAACGGCTACGGGCCGAATTCTTCGACGTCGGTGCGGTTATCTACTTCTTGCGCAAGGTGATTTGGACGGTGCCCGATTTCACGGTCGAGCGCTACCGGGAGCGGTTGCACGAGCTGCATGAACAGATCACGCGCGACGGGCCCTTCGTCGCCCACGCCACCCGGGTCCTCGTCGAGGCCCGCAAGCCGGCATGA
- a CDS encoding nitroreductase family deazaflavin-dependent oxidoreductase: MPLSGEYAPSPLEWSREQAEKYAASGGTEGTEMQGKPVILLTTVGAKTGKLRKTPLMRVEHNGEYAIVASLGGAPKNPVWYYNVKKNPRVELQDGPVSGDYEAREVFGDEKAVWWQRAVEAWPDYAKYQAKTDRQIPVFVLTPVH; encoded by the coding sequence ATGCCGCTATCAGGTGAATACGCGCCCAGTCCGCTGGAGTGGTCTCGTGAGCAGGCCGAGAAGTACGCCGCCTCCGGCGGGACCGAGGGCACCGAGATGCAGGGAAAACCCGTCATCCTGCTGACCACGGTGGGAGCCAAAACCGGCAAACTCCGCAAGACGCCGCTGATGCGGGTCGAGCACAACGGCGAGTACGCGATCGTCGCGTCGTTGGGCGGCGCCCCGAAAAACCCGGTCTGGTACTACAACGTCAAGAAGAACCCGCGGGTCGAGTTGCAGGACGGCCCGGTCAGCGGGGACTACGAGGCGCGCGAGGTCTTCGGCGACGAGAAAGCCGTCTGGTGGCAGCGGGCCGTCGAGGCGTGGCCGGACTACGCCAAATACCAGGCCAAGACCGACCGGCAAATTCCGGTGTTCGTGCTGACCCCTGTGCACTGA